One Coffea eugenioides isolate CCC68of chromosome 2, Ceug_1.0, whole genome shotgun sequence genomic window, AAATAAAAGCCACCAGTGGCACAGAGTGTAGTCAGAACACGGTATAATTCAATATGACCGACTGCAGTTCGAATAGGggagaaaaaaaagatatataGTGTACTTAAATTGCGTTGTGCACTCATTCTGTTCAAGTACCTTACAATATTTTGCAAAGACCTAAAAACTAAATGAAGTGTAACATGGGCTAATACCTCTTTGTATAGATGCTTGACTTCACATTGTCaaaaattgaatgaatcagCAAGGTTTTTGATGAACCTCCAATTCTGTTTAAGATGAAATGGGTGGGCGGACTTGCGATTGATAATATCATCATACTGTGACAGTGAAGAGGTAAAGCTTCAACACCAAGGCAAGAGCCAGCTGCAACAGGAATATCCCGACCACAATCAGGAACCATCTCTCACCAGCAGACTTTATGTGGTTTCTGAGATTCAGTGCAACAAAGGTTGCAGACATGAACCCCGCTACACCGGCAATCACCCATCTGACTATCTGTGATGGAATAACAGAGAGACACTGCAAGCAGAAAAGAGTCAATAATTCAGCAGAAAATCATTTCAGTAACTGCCACATAAAAAATCATTTGATCAAGGAACATCAACAGAGGAATCCGACAATTTGATGCACAAGGGGAGGCTGTCGTATACAAGTAAATGTGACTTtcattcaaagaaattaatgatTGTAGGAATTTAATAAATCCACCCTCACTTAAGAAACACAGTGAATTATTAAAAGATATTTGACAAAATCATATTGTTGGCTACGTTGAAAATTGCACGTACATGAAAAAGTTCTGTAAATTTACTGCAAATTTTATGCTAAACAATATGTGCATAGTTTAAAAGTCCTTTAGCACTATTAGATAATCATAACCAGTCAAGTAGCAGCTTACCAGAGCAGGAATGAAAACAAATAGGGAGTAGCCATAGAGACAAAACAGCTGGACAAGGCCAGATGGGGCAGAGAAGTATTTGAGAATGAGATACAATCCAACAGGAACTATGGTGACGTAGCCATAGAACAAGCCAGCAGACCAAGTCACCAAATTGATATCGTAGTCCCATTCCTTTTTCTGTAGCTTGTGTGACAAGTATGTAACAAATGTGCCAATGGAAGCTGCTACGAATATTAAACTAGTGCATATCCAGAATGGCCCGTACCTGCAACAAATATTAACATAAAGCTATGAAAAAAATCACCTTTTTATGAAGTAAATGATGGAAGCAACACTCCCCTTTTGTTCCTTATGATAAACATGTATTTAAGATAAAAGGGTAGCTGAAAGTGTTCAAAATACACAGTATCTAAAAGACAttcctttctttccaaaagggtgCAAATATCTAAATTTGACATATCCAAACAGAGCTAATTCAGCTATTTAATCCAAAAACTATAATTCCTAGAATCAGCACAACAATCATGGAAAAATAGTATGCTTATATGGACTGTTAAGATGAACAGATAAAGCACAATGCATCTTAAAATATCATGCAATCCTATAGAAGAAAAGGAATAGCATGTGCTCTGAAAATACACACGTTCTGTTTTCTCTTAGGAAGTACTATGTTTCTTGTGGATAGCATATATTACTCCCACTTCTTTCTCATTGTTAAAGTCACACAGGATTAATTCCCTCATTAGTCCACAATGATCTTATCAAAAATTGTAAAAAGGAGGAAGGGGGTGGgtaaagaagaagatgatgaagagaTCTAGCATAGCATCACATTTAAACCAGTATACCAAGCTTCCAAATGCCTGTCAGCTAAACTCATGTTCATGACACCCAAAAAGTCCAACTATAAAATTAGCAAATAAAAAGAAGGCAGATAaatgctttaaaaaaaaaaaaaagggataactTTCTATTTTAAACGTAAACTTTGTGTTTCATATCAATTCTCACTAACATCAACCTGCCCAACCAGCAACATATGCAATatgttaaaaaaggaaaaaaaaaatcatacaaATCTGGCCGGTCAGCAGTTTTCTCGTTGAAACTTCCTCGGAAAGGAAAGAGTGAATCTATGATCCTTTCTACCACATCAGAAGTATCAACATCGAAGTAGGGCTTATAAGCAGCTATAGAGAAAGTCCGAAACCAGCCCCCTTGCTGGTCATCATCAGATCCACTTGCTGTTTTTGAGAATGTATCTACAAATTGAAGAACACAGTATCGATCATACAACAAACTGACTATAGTTGCACTGAAACAAAAGCAAGTCCATAACtgaagcaagaaaaataaatgagagaTAACTTCCTTTCTCAGCAAATCAAAAAGAATAGGACTAATGTACAAACCAAATTATACTCTTCAAAGTTCTCAGCAACAGATTAATAGGGATTAAAAGGTGATCTAGAGCATTTCAAGAGTAAAATCAGCTGACAAGAACAATTGGTCCATAACTAAATCAGCTGGGTTTTGAATTCTAAGAAAACATATCTTACTCTATAAGCTATCTTTCATCACAATTAGGTTCAAGATAAGGATATATAcaccttaaaaaaaaaggaaaaaaagaaaagctacaTTTGAACATACAGAACGAATAATAATTGTGACATTTTGGAGGATGTCAGAGGTCCATGTCAAAAGTATCAGGCAATTCTTATTGCAAGACACTCGTAGAATTATGCCCCAGACATCAAACTTGCCTTATAGCAATTTAATGAGAACATAAGAGAGATCATAATTGAAGATAAAATCCTTCAAAAAGTTTGAAGAAAGATGGCTTGTCCCTACATAACACTCGTTACCTTATCTTTTTGCAGTATTTCTATTACATGAAAAAGACAACTGCAGTAGGAAAAGGAAGATATAAAAGAAGCTATTTCAAGTAGCTGTTTAAGAAAAATCGATGTCCCTtgcaaatttgctcctgaaacTAGAGATTACAAGCCCCATGATGTGGAATCTTCATCATAGCTCTTTGACTCTCCAATTTACAATATTTAGTCTGTTCTTGATTCTAACGAAGAAGAGCATCTCCTGGTACCAGcaaagttttcaaaatatataacctTATTGCTACGTAATCCACACACTATACCAGAACAGATACATTTCCTTTGGGCCACTGAAGTTAGTGAAAGTAAAACTAGAAAACATGTTTTGATTTAAACACCAAGGGAACCTATCAAAAACAATTGGTCTTGGTACGCAAATGTTTCTAAGACCCATTTTAATTATCAACTCAAAGAAACAAACTCTAATCAGACCCATCCTAATCGGCATTGAACCAACTTTTCTATACAATATGTATCACTATCTCTATCCAATTGGAGTCCATAAAATTATGTATCACTATCTCTATTAAATTGGAGCCCACTTCATTTCAGCCTGCCAGTTTGTGACTAACAATTTTTATTTCTGTCTATATTTATTTCTGATACCTATTCAATGCATTTTCAAATCTAGAATTGCAAGATATACGGCCTCACCTTCAAAGATCATGCTTCCCTAATGCCTCTTATGTCAAAGTTAAAAATATATTCTACAATGCACTCTATCGTTCATTCTGATAGCTACTATAACCTTAAAGCATATGGCCAAAAACTCAATTTATGCCATCCAATCCAAAAACCTAATCATTTGCATCCTGATGTTCACCTAATAAACAGAAAGAAATGAATTGGAGATCAAAGAGTTTACATATTACAACTTATACGAAGTTCACGTATCCCTCAACTAAGCAAACATACCATCAGCATCGCGGGGAGGTCCAGAGCCACTGGAGATCTTGCCCTGCGGTGCGATAGGTGGAAATGTCTGCAAATTCGAGTCTGCAATTTTCCAGAATTCCAAATTCGATAGGTGGAAATGTCAAGCATCGGATCACCACTCCAATCATTCAAATATTACAAAATTCACACCAAAAAAAACTAGAATCAGTGAAATTCTGCAGATATCACCGAGAAATTAACCAGAATAAATTACCGGCGAATTTGACGGTGACGTGGCCAGACGATTCCGCCGCAGCCTACAGTATAAACAAAAGGTAAATTATAATACTTTATATGataaaatcaaattcaaaaaaaaaaacgaagatTTTAATCAAGTTTTTGATAGAAAGAAGAAGAGGcaagaagaaaaaattacagGAACAGATCCGGTAACGTTTTGACTATCAATGGGAGTATAATTGCTTGACATCATCTTCGATTTGCTTCACTTCTTCTTTAATAAT contains:
- the LOC113763388 gene encoding protein YIPF1 homolog — protein: MMSSNYTPIDSQNVTGSVPAAAESSGHVTVKFADSNLQTFPPIAPQGKISSGSGPPRDADDTFSKTASGSDDDQQGGWFRTFSIAAYKPYFDVDTSDVVERIIDSLFPFRGSFNEKTADRPDLYGPFWICTSLIFVAASIGTFVTYLSHKLQKKEWDYDINLVTWSAGLFYGYVTIVPVGLYLILKYFSAPSGLVQLFCLYGYSLFVFIPALCLSVIPSQIVRWVIAGVAGFMSATFVALNLRNHIKSAGERWFLIVVGIFLLQLALALVLKLYLFTVTV